The following DNA comes from Bos indicus isolate NIAB-ARS_2022 breed Sahiwal x Tharparkar chromosome 3, NIAB-ARS_B.indTharparkar_mat_pri_1.0, whole genome shotgun sequence.
GCACACAGACACCCACTTGCTCAGCTGAAGATGCCTGTAACTCAGAAGAAATACATACACCAGAAGCAACCTAACtgcacagaacacacacacagccgGTCCCTTAGACGCTTACCTTGCAGGGCTCATACACTGGCGTGCTGAAGGTGTGTGCGTGGAAGGGAACTGTGTAGACTGAGCAGGGCTGGCAGGAGGTGACCGTGGATAGGCAGAACGGACCACAGAAACCCACATTTGCACACACagtaataatattttactttaacaAGCTCCAGGGACATTTCATAGCTTTTCAAATGACTCTAACTTTGGCCTTATTAAATACTTCACACCATTACACTGGCCCTCACAAAATTTCCTAGTAAAGACCATGAGCTGCCTCCAGAGATGAGGCCATGGGGACCAGGACTGCTCTTCTGCCTACAGCTAAGATTTCATGCCCGAGACAGGAACAGCACTGGATCAATCTACCAGAGTAGTTACTCCTCAACAGCAAGCAATGTGCTTCATCTGCAAAAGCACTTTTCTATACTTTCCCTAACTTTCACCCTGTTGATCAATTCTGATACAACGGCGCTACGTTTCTGGGTCAATGGCAACCACTATGCCTAATACTCAGCAAACAAACAGGAATCCAAATGCACACAAAAAAAAGGCAATCCAATTTTGtaagaaacaatatattttatttttctgacaccACAGCTCTGGTGAGTGGTTTTGTACCAAATTTAATGGAGGTTACACAGAACGTTTTACGCATGGGagggggaggaaagggaaggaaccacaaaattaaaaacagaaaaacaaaatcctgAATAGCTTTTAGCATCTGTTCCACTCCCACATTAATAAAATTCACTTGGGAATTCCTAATAAAAGGAGAACAGAAAATAAGGTGGGCAGGGAAGGGTAGGATGGGGAAGAAGACGAAGGGCAAAGACAGTCGAGCATCCCAAAGACAGACCTTTCCCTCCTGGAGCCGGGACGATGCTCGGCATGGAAGGTGAGGCTTGCTTAGATTTATTTCCCCAAAGTATCACCGTGTATTGCAGCTGCcaaagggaaagagaggagggaagcaGGGGCTCACCAGTGAGGGACACAACAGGGGGAAACTCACTCAACCAAGAgacggggaaggagaggggagggaaaacaagagaaaaatgtgCAGGTGGGTCTGTAGACTGGGAGAGGCAGACAGTGCTGAGAGCACTTAAACTGAAAAACCAATGTCCTAAgcgtcattatttttaaaaagaaaaatctccccctccccccacccctcgcTGAACTTAGTTCCTTTTTTTGTGCTTTTCATTAATACTCTGCTCTGAGGTTGTAGTTTGGTTTTTCTATACACTGGAGTTGAAAGAAAATAGTCCAAAGGTCTGAAGATGGATTCTCCACCTAAAGTAAACAGCCCAGCATTCCTGTTCTCCTCTTGTCCCAAAGACTAAAGTCTCTGCTAAAATCCCTTTTACAATATAGTACagtacacaaaaaaataaagccccaagcaaaaacaaaaccagaaaagaatCCTGGGAGAAGCCAAGTCCAAAGGACGTAAACATACAGAGAACGGTGCGACACGTGACCCATGGCGATTCTCAAAGCACGGCTACAGATTCCCCAAAGGAGGTGCCATCACGGGATACCCAAGtccacaaaaataatttttaaaaaataaatcttaaaaaaaacacacctgttgattaaatgaataatttgTTTTCAGATAAATCCATACATTCTCGagttccccccgcccccaaagcAGCCCTTGGGTCTCTGTTCTCCTATTGCATGACCAACAGTGCTCCTGGAACGCCCTCATAGCAGCTCTCAGGACCTGGAATCTCATCTCAACAAGGATGGGCACATCCAgtcttagcagcttaaaacatcATGTTTCCTGGGTTGCCAGGTCCTTGGCTGAATCCACCCATGCCCACGTCAGCAGCCATGCCCCGGGGCCTCATCTGTGGGGGGATCATGATGTTCTGTTGGGGTCCCATCATGCCTTGCATGGACATCATCATGCCTGGAGAGCCCACAGGCCCAGGGTGAGTGTAGAGCCCAGCAGGCCCCCGATCCTTGCCAGGAATCATGCCCACGGCAGCAGCGGGATTGCTCATCAGGGTGGGCTGGCCGGGCATTGTAGATTGTGCTGGTGACATCATCCGATGGTGAGGTCCCATCATGCCTTGCTGGAGAAAGGCTGGTGGTCTCATAGGGTTGTGGCCTGGCATGGATGGAGCTGTACCAAGAGGGATGTCTGGAGTTCCCACGGGCCCTGGACCTCCCATGCCAGGTAATGCTAGTCCCATTCTGGGGGCTTGTTCGCCCATCATCCCCTGCATGTGCGAAAACCCAGGTCCGGGACCCTGGGGCTGTTTACGGCCTGGGACTTCCCCTCGAGGGAAATATTGCAGTGTCTGGCTAGGCTTCTCAGATGGGATAATGCGAGACAGGTCAAACTCAGGTATTCCGGTGGCTCCAGGTCGGATGACCTCCTGTAGATCTGGGTCTGTAAACACTGAAGGCATGCTGTTTCCCAGGACAGCGAAGGAGTCAGGACCCCCCGGGCCTCCAGGCTTGCAAAGTGCTGCATCTGCTGAACTTTGGGGCAGGTTGCTGGGGCGGCCAAGAGGCCCTTCTCCTGGGAAACCCATCCCTCCTGGGAAGTTGCCCTGCCCCCCACTGGGGCCATTGTGAGGAAACGGAACCTGCTGTGGAGGAGACTGAACTGGAGGGAAACCCTGGGGAAAACCCATGCGTCCTTGAGGTACCATTGGAGGCTCCTGGGACCCATGCCCCATGATAGGATTGTGTGACATCAAACCAGGCCCCATAGGGACTCCATGAGGAGGTATGTTGGGTCCCATGGCGTTCGGAGAGGGCATCTGATTGGAGTGAGAAAGTGGCTGGGTCATTCCCATTGGGCTGAGGGTTGGCATTGGAACCACGGGGTTTGGACCTGAAATTCGAGGATTCTGTGTATTAATGCCcattcctagaaaaataaagatatcaaaGGAATCAATTTCACCAAAAGTAACTCAGAAAAACTATTataaatcaaattaacaaaaaaagtTACTATGCATCAAATGTGCATGGGACTGAGCTGAGAAAATGCACAATGCACAATCTACCCTCAGGAAGATTACAATACATTTGGGGGCACACAAACCAACAGCTCCACAAGACAATGTATTTATTACTGAGCTTTAAACTGgatgacatatatgtatatagaagaCACCTAGAAAGAAAGTCTCCTGAGTGAAAAGTTACAAGTTAATACACAAATGAGTACAGTCTTCTTCATCGGAGGTATTGAATTGGGAAGAAAACAATTTGCCTAGATGACCTGCAGTACGGTCCTTTTTGGAGAAAGAGGATTCATCAGTCCTACAAGTCCAAGAATCAGAAGTAACAGCGACGAGGAAACCAAACAGGCCTTTTTCAATTGATAAAGTGGCATCACCCTTTCACACTGCCTTACAGGGAGAGCATTTAAAACTCTAGATTATATAAAATGGTGAAGAAAAGCTAACTTTTAATGGAAAACACACAGGTTCTACCATGGCCTCTGGGACATTTAAATATTTGGTCTCTCCATGAAGTTAACCACCGAGTATGGTAAGAATGATGCTTGTGCCATCCACGGAGCATGCCCTCACCTGACTGATGATAAAAAGCATTATTAACAATCAGAATGGAACTGGAACCAGAAACCCATGGCTGAAGTTATTATGGTCTCTTTGTTGACCACCTTTGCCCTCCCACATCATTTCCCGTTAGTGAGATTTGGGGAGATGGGAGGTGTAGGAGTGAAGGAGAACAGaatgaggaaagaagggaggaatttttattttctctttaggcCTAAAGAAAGTGCTTCTCTAGGAAACAGAGGTTTTCTCCATTGTCTGAAATCCTGTGGCTGCTTGTGGTTTGAGGCTGCCCTTTCAGGAAAATAGTTGAGGACTCAAGACATTCCTATCAGCATATTAAAACGATACTGCTTTCAGTCTCGCTCCAGGAGGAGCCACCTAAAAATAAGCACATCAAGGTACACAGAAGCATCAGAACTTCTGTAAGAAAATGACAAGAACTCTAAAGAAATTTGCTTTCTTATCCACAAACACAGAATAAGCTAATCCAAAAAAGTGTTATTCTCTTCCTCTAGGCAAGACATTTAGTTTTACTGAAACTAACTCAGATGATATACTTTTTCAATCTGCTGAACATCCAGCTTATTGAGGTCTACAGATATCAAGAAAACACCTCAAGACGTTTTTCTTTTGTCAACAGCAATAGGGCCATATCCTATCTTCCTGATTTCTTACCTGGCATATTATTCATTGATGGCAAGTTGGGAGAACGAGCTGGAGGGGAGTCATCATCTGAGCTGGCCACGGTCTTGATGGCGTCGTGGTATAACGGGGTAGAACTGGGCATTGCAAACTTGGACATTCGAGACATCATAATAGACAGTGGGTTCTGGGAAAGGGTCGGCTCTGGAGGCATGGTGTAAGGTGTACTAGAGGGAAGACTTCCCGGGATACTCACAGAGGCAGACTGGCTGGCTGTAGGAGGTGGGGGGCCACCTAAGAGAAGGCAAAATAAAACAGGGCAGGGAATTAGATTCTCCTGAAGGTTCTTGGGCCTATGATTCTGAACTAACAGGGAATGAGACAGATGAATGGGACAGTGTTATTAGACCCAGGACATGAATCATCAGTCTTCTAGTCAAGCTCCGTGTGTGTGCAGAGGGAGATGGCAGCATACGATGGAGGTGACAGCTCAGCAGATGGCAGGACAACGCACCAAGGATGTGTGAGAATATTAGCTCAAACTTGGGAAAACCACGCCTCACAAACTCCTTCACTGAAAACAATGGGAAATAAGTGGATCTCTTACCCTTGCCAACCACAATTCAGAATTTGCCTCTGGCGTTAAGTGTGCTTGGAAGCCAGATGAGCCATCCCACCTCAGGTACTGACCAGAGTATCCTACACATGCTCCTGACTGATTTCCTCCACCAAGATGTCTGCACTCAAAAGGTCTGAGGGGGCCACTCTTTGCTGGACTGCTTTGTAGAGAACTGCTACCCAGTGGAGAGGCACACTTTAACCTGGTAGGATAAATCTCCTACCTCATTCTGATTCTAGTCTTTCTCAAGTGGAGACAGCACAGACCTAGTATTTACACCTCAGTGCTCATCTACTGACCGCCTCCGGTCCTGTTCACAAAACCACCATCATCAGTGAGAACTTCCCCCAGGAAGTAAATACTAATAAATTGCAGCTGATCTGTGAGAATAGCAGTCTAACATGGAGAAGGTTTCAGAAACTGTTTCAATGGTTGACACATATTTACGAGAACCACTCAAGTCTCTCAGCAGTCTCCCCTCTTTGCTTGGGATGACACTCACTCTCTTAACACAAAGACAGACCTCTGAAATAAGTGGGGCTGGTGTTTAAAGGAAACACATTTATCCTTTAATCTTAACACATTTGTTAAGACATTTGAGTTCCCTGTGAAAATGTAAATCGTTCAGTGAAATGATATGCatttcccattctcctcccagtCCTATCCCATAAACATATTTTGCACTAAAGCCCATGAATCTTCACCAGGATTGGACACTTGAGCATAACCCCATGGGAGTACCAACTCTGCACCTTGCCACAAATACATCCATCTTGGCAAAAGCCCCCTCCTCTGGCTGCATAATCAGGACACCAGTTTTCTTAAAGTATGTAAACCAGGCTTTCACAATCTCTGGCTATAGGTGCAACTGTGAGGATGAGAACATACTGACCTGACTCTACACTTGCCAGCATGGCTGGGGAGGCCATGGTGAGGGGCGCTTTGTGGTTTGGAGGGATCCCAGGACTCTGAAGAGGAGGTTTTGGAGACGAGGTCCATCCAGGTGATGGGGCAGGAAGTGATGGAGACTTGAGGTGAACAGGCGAAGCAGCAGCAGACCCCAAGACGGGCGGGGACTTAATGGAAGCAGCGGCAGCTGGGCCCGCCAGCATGCCTGCCAGCTGCGATGGAGTCTGGGGGGACTTGAGGTTCCCCGAGGGTGAGCCCAGCATTGGTGACTGGACTTGGCGCATCGTGGGAGATTTCAGAGGGTTGATGCCTGGGGAATGCACCTGGCTGCCTGCCACAGATATATCCACGGGCTTCCGCCCCAGGCCGCGCTGAACAGGAGGAGCTGTGTTGAGGCTAGTGGGGTTACTGGAAGGGTTGAGAGGTAGTGGTGGCATATGACTGAGCCGGCTGTTAGTCCTTTGGTCGGGCCCCATGGGTTCTCTGAGATTCCGCAAGCCACTGTTGCTGCCTGGACCCTGAGACATGGGGAGGAACGGCCTGGGGCCCATGCCATACTCTTGCTGCGGGTGCTCGCCGAACGGCAAGGGCACCATCTTCTGCTGAGCAGGCAGCATGTCCGCACCACCTGCACGGAGCTTCAGCATCTCCTCGGGCCCCGCCCCAGCCTCTCTCATCTTCTGAGGTATCATCTGAGAGTTGGATCCCATGCTGACATTTAAACTGACATCTCCCTTCATCCCACTGGGAACCATCCCAAACTCGAGTTCCCGGCCAGGGCCCAGCTGCGGGGGCATTCCTTTTGGAAAGTCACCCCTGGAAGGGCTCAGTGGGCCCTCCACTGGTATTCGCGGGAAGATGGGATTATTCCCTGGCTCCACATGGCGCTGGGAGCCTGGGATCATCCTGTTCATCTCCATTCCAGGCCTGATGCCTTCCACGCTCATCCCCGGGGGCAATCCCAGCTGCTTCTCTGCCAGCTGCTGTTGAAACATCTCTTCAGACAATCCTTGGGGGTTTGGGAAGCGCTCCCCTCGGCCAGGACCACTGAAGACGCCCTGGCCAGGCGGGAAGTTTCGACCGTCTGGGATTTTTGGCACATCGTCTGGCCAGCTGACTGCAGAAAGACCTGGTCGCGATGCCGGGTTGGGGACATTGGGCCCCTCCATCTCAGAATTCATCATTCCTGCAAATCCAGGGAGGCGCATTTGGCTCCCTGGCATGTTGGGGTGGGGAGCCATGGCTCTCGGGGGCAGAGAATGGGGCATGTTGATCCCATCGGCAAAGGGCTCTgagcccccaggcccccaggcctcACCAGGGGTCATCTGGTACGGAGGGGGGGGCCCTCGGACCACTCCCCGAGGCCCGTGCTGATGGACCATCATGTCCTGGAGGGAGCACTGCTGCACGACCACTTGctcctgcttcctcctcttctcttcgtAGAACTCCTGCTGCAATTTCAGCCACGCTATCTGCTCAGGGGTCATGTGATCCAGGTGGTCGGGTCCGATGGGCCCAGACTGGGAGTTCATGGAGGGTGGAACCATTTCATCTGGAGAAAAGGGCACATCTCTGTGTCCTTGAGGGCCAAATGGAGCCCCCACGTCTGTCCGGGGCCCAGGTCCCTTACCTAGGCTTTGGGATTGAACCATCATGGCCTGTATAGGCCCTTCTGGTTTTTTCTGAGGTCCATCTAATACCCCAGTGTTCTGCTGGGGTCCCCCACTCTGTCCTCCTGGGAATTCCTTCTCATCGGGGAAAAGCATTCGCTGGATATCTCTGAGCGTTTGTAAGGAGCGCTCCCGGTGCTCCAGCTGCTCCTGAGATAGTCCATCAGGGTTCTCCCCCAGTGTGGGGGGCTCTCCACTGGACACCGGCGGAGGCGGGGGGGCTTTGGGATCTGCTGAAGAGCTATTGCTCCCCTGGGAGACAGGGGTCACGGCTCGGTTGTTGGGCGTTGAGTTTGGCCCGGTGCTGTCTGGGGGCAGTGGAGTGGAGCCGGCAGGGCTGCCGACAGAAGGGATCAGTTTGTTTTCTACCCCAGGACTGTCCCGGTCCAGGGGACGCGGTGGGGCGGCAGGCTTAGGTGCTGGTGCCGGAATGGGGGGAGTTGGCTGCAGCCTGGTGTTCTGGGAAGAATTCTGGTCCTGGTTGGCTGGAGCTGGGGGCTGTTGTGGGAGAGGTTTCGGATCATTTCGAAGGGCAGATATCTGTGTGTTCTGAAGATAAacgagattttaaaaatcattggtAAATTGAACAGAAGGGCAATGAAAAGAGCATGATATGTTATAAAGGACTGGTCCCAGCCACATAAATCTACACTGACACTTGGTATAGAAACTGCTCATGTACAAACCCCATGGACATGAAGACATTTTGATTTCTTCCCTCACATTTTACTGTCAAACGGTATCCTCTTTCCCAAGCTGAAGATTAGGTTTCAATAACTTTATAAGCATGCCAAGGGAAAGCCACTCTGCTGGAGTGAATACATCTGAGTATCTATTTCGAGGAACAGGTTTGATATCACATGTCTACTACGTGTTTTTGATTCAGGGAGAGATTAGTTTCTTGGTATGTGGGAGGCTGTACCTAACacctttttctttccctgaaagTATAAATGGGTATGTAGACTTCTCACTGTCAATCAAAGAGTCTGACGTTTTCAACTGAAAAGAAAGTCCCTGTCACTTCCAGCTCAGTACTCCACCAGCCAGAGGCGGCAGGTGAGGCTGCTCCACTTCACCGTCTCCCCTGGCACGGTGACTAGTGAAGCACTCCTCTCCTTTAGTTTCCAAGGGGCCTGACATCTCcgatttctgttttcagtttgtgATCACTGATTCAATATTTGATAAGAACTTGCACATTAACTGCAGTAAGATAATCTGTAGGCAAGAAACatctgtgaagaaatctgaggctAGCTTGTGGTGTCTCTTGATCTGTTCTTTCCAAGAGACAGCACATGGCCCTTTCTACAGGCTGGATGAGTGTCTTATTATTTATTAAGTACCAATACCACATTTAAGTCCTGGATAAAGGTAGGCTCGCCTGTAAGAGGTGACATGGATGTTGTCAGTGTTTGGAAGAGGGATATAAAATGTTCTGCATCTATGCCTTGGCCCTGCTGGAGGTTCGGGTACTAGAGAAGGGCAGTACTGAAGAATAGAAGGGCCCAGCCTACCCCTCCATCAAGGGATCTCGAGAGCAGCAGGATCCCTTTTTGATGTTCACTTCCTTCTACCTGTTCACTTAATCCAGTCTGTATTTCCAAACCCCTAAGGCTCTTACTTACATCCCCACCTACTCTCTGGAATGTTTCTCAAGGTACACATTTGTACAGAAATCATTACATGTATCCCTGATGTGAACAGGGATGTGAACAGCTCACATTCTGTGGACATGTACATAAATGCTCCACTTGCTGCTATTCTCCATGCATCTATGCCTGCAGACCCAGAGTGAGGTGGGGCGGACTGGCTGAACCTAGATGACTCTGGACGTCACAGTGTCCTCGGTGTCTCTGACTATTTAACTGGAGTCTGGAGGTCACCTTAATTTTCTCTCCAGAGCCAGTTTACGTTTGGTTTTGTTGGCCAGGCTGTGTTTGTGCGTTAAGGGTGGATACTCATTTCCTAGAAGGGTGACTGTGACGGAAGAAATGGTTTAGTACCactctttttattttagatttggaGCAATGGTGACTGGACTATTCCCAATACCCTCCTTAACTCCTCTTCTGATTTCATTTTAGTACTAGAGGAGGTGGAGGTAAAAACTGTATGAAGATCTGTCATTAAGTCAATAAAACACTGGTTTGAGCTGCAATTGTGCCCTATATATTCcagaacaatataaaatataaatacttctaaagtataaattaaaaatatatacacttaaaatattacatatacacTTCTTCTACCCTTTAGTGGAGATACAGAGAGACATGAAATTCCTTTGCTTGGTCTAGGAAAGCCCAAGCCCTGCTATGTCACAGGAAGGCAGCCTAAGTTCTCATACAACATGGACAAAATGTCATCTATTCTATACTGAATTGTCACCTCATTTAACTTTTCCCATGTTTAAGACTCATCCCAGTTTTATATTTCATGCTTCCTGAAAGCAGGGATTGTGTCTTGAACCTCTAGTGTCCTCACACCACTGGGTGCAATGCCTTGACAATCTGAGACACAAGGAACACCGTTTGGTTCAATTTGAGACACTATGTATGTTAAACAACCACTGCACGCATGTTCTAATGTAGTTTACAGCAGGTGCTTAAGTTCCAGAGAGGAAACAAACATTAActgtaattttgaaaatatcaagCAATTAAAAACATTCAATGGTTCTCTCTGAAATAAATAAGAATCATTCTGAAAGTCACTGAGACTCTCATTATGGAATTATCAGCATGTACTCCAGTCGTGTAGGGCGGTAGTAAACTGTTTCTTCTGTCACAGTCTATAGGAAACCAGTGACCACCCTTAACTGttgttttttctctgttctttaagTAACTCAAGAGtgcctgttcttttttttaattctgctgTATATGCAGGGTCTGAATTCAGAATTTCCCAGAGAGGGCCACATTAAGGAAATCCTAAGACAGCCGTATGtctcctttttattttgcacCTCTTCTCTTCTAGTAATTCATCAATATATCAGCATGCTACCAGAAAAGGCCAGAGTGATGTGCCTAAAACTACACAACTAGGTTAAATGCTCAAAATGTAGCTGATACCAAGACTATCTCCCTACTGAACCCTCATGGATTGTTGGTGGGGATGAATACCAGGGtaggcactatggaaaacagtgtggagattccacAAAGAATTACAAATACAACTaacatataatccagcaatttcactcctggctctttatccaaagaaaacaaaaacaccaattaGAAAAGATATCTGTACACTTAtgttgttcactgcagcattatttacaatagccaagatatggaagcaacctaagtgcccattaaTAGATGAATAAAGACTAtatggtgtacacacacacacacaaaatggagtagtacttagccattaaaaaagaatgaaaccttgccattttcaaaaacatggatggacctagagggtattgtgctaagtgaaataagtcagagaaagacaaacatgtggaatctaaaaaaaataaagcaaatgattaAACATAACTAAACAGGAACAGagtcacagatttagagaacaaacaGGTCATTTAAAGAGGAGGGGGGCCATTGGAGGAGGACATAAACAGGTGATGGAAGTTATGAGTACAatctttcagttacaaaataaatgagtaataggtgtgaaatgtacagtgtgggggaTATAGTCAATAACTGTGTGATATCTTTGTACAGTGATACATGGTGACTAGACTTATGGTGATcactttgaaatgtatagaaatatcattTCACTATGTTGCACACCACAAACTAACACAGTATAGGTCAGTTAAACGTCACaaacaaactcaaagaaaaacagattagATTTGTGATAACCAAAAGTGGGGGGACTGGGGGAGAGGGAATTGGAGGAGGGCAGCAATAAGGTATAAACTTCTAGTTGTAGGATAAGTAGGTACTAGGAATgtaatgacggagaaggcaatggcaccccactccagtactcttgcctggaaaatcccatggatggaggagcctggtaggctgcagtccatggggtcgactgagcgacttcactttcactttccactttcatgcattggagaaggaaatggcaacccactccagcgttcttgcctggagaatcccatggacggagaagcctggtaggctgcagtccatggggttgcacagagtcggacgtgactgaagcgacttagcagcagcagcagcaggaatgtaATGTataacacaataaatataattaatgctgCTGTATGTTctacataaaaattaagaaagtacacctaagagttctcattacaagacaaaaaaaattttttgtcttaaattttgtatgtatataaGATGATgataatcattttgtaatgtatgtgAGTTAAAGTATACAGTACAGTTGGCTGTATACTttaacttatacagtgctgtccACCaactacatctcaataaaactggaagaaggaaaaaaagattatcAGTGAATTAATCATCTCCCACATTTAGAGTCACCTTATAACCTTTAAACCATTATTCCACTTGTAAGATGACATACCAGAGGGGCTGTGCTTCTCTCTGTCTTGCTGTTAGAGATGTTCTGGATGTGGAAAGAGACAATAGTTTCAACCTGGCCCTTCAATACAGCTTCTGCAGCCCTacaaagagagaagagaggcaCACACTAGGACTTGTTTCTATTTCACTAACTGAAATTCTAAAGCATTTTAACCCCAGACCGAACTGGTATGAGAGAGGAAGAAGTATAAAGAACCACCGGCAATGCCCAGTGAGAAGAAATCAAGATAAAAAGGTTTTCATTACTTGTCTGTCATTTACTGTAActcttctgaaatttaaaaatagccatTAGCAAATCTCAAAAGAGGCATTAAACAACCCCagggttttttcctttaaaccCGTCCACTCTGGTAGGTGTTTTATAGAGAATCCTAGTTCAAAATCCCAACCCAAGAAGGGAAAAATGAATTCTCACACCTTATCATAATTTAAGGTTGCCAAGATTCACtctatatcttaattttaaaaatgttagatgaaaacagtcagaaaactatATAGtgtatattcacattttaaataaacaaatatccaGTGATGCATCTGTCTACTAGAAACGTTCATAACAGTTACCTCTGTAAATTCTTGAgactttttatttacattttctaattattctAAAATGGACATGTATTACTTATTatgccattttaaaaagaatattgagTTGCAGAACAGTGTGTGCTGTGCCATCGACCCTTTTCCcgtttaaaaaagtatatatatgtgtatctgtatAAGCCTAAAAAGTTTCTCTGGAAGGAAAGCAAAGGAACTACCACCAATGGTTGCCTCTGGGAGTAGGGGAGTGggggttttatattttattttactgttttctgtagtgttAACCTTCAGTAATAAAACAAGTGGGCAAAAAAAGGTCTCTTCAAAGGGAATAAAAATTTAGACGCCCAAACACGCAAGCCACACCAGCATCAAGACACAGCCATTAACTTACTTATTAGCCATCTCAGTAGAAAACACATACACCACTTTGGCAGGAGTCTTCTGAGCAGGTGTGGGCTCTGGGGCAGTAGTCTGGCCATGGGAGGGGGTGGAAGACCTAGGGACTGTAGCATTTGATGGGGTCATCGAGTGTGGTGTGTGCTGGGAATCCTGGGACTTTATGTGGTCAGCAGAATTacattctaaaaaaataaaaagattaatgtTATAGAAAGtataaagctttcttttttctgccAGCATTTATAGCATCATAATGCAAACACCTTGAAAATTTCGAGGAAGTATCTTGTTAAGAGGAAATTCCTCTattcataaaaatacaaatacacttCTCCCATTTAAATGACTAAGTACAAAGCACTCTTTCCCACATCCTTACTGCTCTACTACACATTCTTTGAAAAGTGTgcaggtgttagttgctcagtcgtatccaactctttgtgaccccatggactgtagcctgccaggctcctctatcactggaattctccaggcaagaatactggagtgggtagccattctcttctccaggggatattcccgacccagggattgaacccaggtctcctgcactgcaggcagattctttaccatctgagcaccagggtTTAGATATTAGCATAAATGTCCCTACTTCCTGGAAACCTTTTTTGGAAC
Coding sequences within:
- the BCL9 gene encoding B-cell CLL/lymphoma 9 protein isoform X2, which codes for MHSSNPKVRNSPSGNTQSPKSKQEVMVRPPTVMSPSGNPQLDSKFSNQGKQGGSASQSQPSPCDSKSGGHTPKALPGPGGSMGLKNGAGNGAKGKGKRERSISADSFDQRDPGTPNDDSDMKECNSADHIKSQDSQHTPHSMTPSNATVPRSSTPSHGQTTAPEPTPAQKTPAKVVYVFSTEMANKAAEAVLKGQVETIVSFHIQNISNSKTERSTAPLNTQISALRNDPKPLPQQPPAPANQDQNSSQNTRLQPTPPIPAPAPKPAAPPRPLDRDSPGVENKLIPSVGSPAGSTPLPPDSTGPNSTPNNRAVTPVSQGSNSSSADPKAPPPPPVSSGEPPTLGENPDGLSQEQLEHRERSLQTLRDIQRMLFPDEKEFPGGQSGGPQQNTGVLDGPQKKPEGPIQAMMVQSQSLGKGPGPRTDVGAPFGPQGHRDVPFSPDEMVPPSMNSQSGPIGPDHLDHMTPEQIAWLKLQQEFYEEKRRKQEQVVVQQCSLQDMMVHQHGPRGVVRGPPPPYQMTPGEAWGPGGSEPFADGINMPHSLPPRAMAPHPNMPGSQMRLPGFAGMMNSEMEGPNVPNPASRPGLSAVSWPDDVPKIPDGRNFPPGQGVFSGPGRGERFPNPQGLSEEMFQQQLAEKQLGLPPGMSVEGIRPGMEMNRMIPGSQRHVEPGNNPIFPRIPVEGPLSPSRGDFPKGMPPQLGPGRELEFGMVPSGMKGDVSLNVSMGSNSQMIPQKMREAGAGPEEMLKLRAGGADMLPAQQKMVPLPFGEHPQQEYGMGPRPFLPMSQGPGSNSGLRNLREPMGPDQRTNSRLSHMPPLPLNPSSNPTSLNTAPPVQRGLGRKPVDISVAGSQVHSPGINPLKSPTMRQVQSPMLGSPSGNLKSPQTPSQLAGMLAGPAAAASIKSPPVLGSAAASPVHLKSPSLPAPSPGWTSSPKPPLQSPGIPPNHKAPLTMASPAMLASVESGGPPPPTASQSASVSIPGSLPSSTPYTMPPEPTLSQNPLSIMMSRMSKFAMPSSTPLYHDAIKTVASSDDDSPPARSPNLPSMNNMPGMGINTQNPRISGPNPVVPMPTLSPMGMTQPLSHSNQMPSPNAMGPNIPPHGVPMGPGLMSHNPIMGHGSQEPPMVPQGRMGFPQGFPPVQSPPQQVPFPHNGPSGGQGNFPGGMGFPGEGPLGRPSNLPQSSADAALCKPGGPGGPDSFAVLGNSMPSVFTDPDLQEVIRPGATGIPEFDLSRIIPSEKPSQTLQYFPRGEVPGRKQPQGPGPGFSHMQGMMGEQAPRMGLALPGMGGPGPVGTPDIPLGTAPSMPGHNPMRPPAFLQQGMMGPHHRMMSPAQSTMPGQPTLMSNPAAAVGMIPGKDRGPAGLYTHPGPVGSPGMMMSMQGMMGPQQNIMIPPQMRPRGMAADVGMGGFSQGPGNPGNMMF